From the genome of Setaria viridis chromosome 1, Setaria_viridis_v4.0, whole genome shotgun sequence:
TAACGGAGACTTTACTCTGTGCCTCCGCGACCAAATGATAGCGATGTCTTCCGGCTACAGGAAGAAACCTTATCCATCTAGCACTACCTTGCTCACAAGCCCTGACCCCGTATACAACAAATAAAGCGGCccaatctcaaaaaaaaaaaaaataccggCATGCTTGGTGTTATGCTTGGGAAGGGCTGCTCTGGGAGTTCTAGTCATACCAAAATACCTAAAGGTAAAATTTTAGTTTTTTCTATCTTCTCAAATCTGAGGTGCCCATGAAACATAACAAGATGTATATCTAGTTTTATGCATTCTGCAAATTGATATAAAGACCCTTAATGCTGATAGTACAGACCTGCTCTCAATCAATGGTCACAACTAATGTGCTAAAACGAGTATTCTAGGACATTTCAGCCAAACTATGTGCTTGTACTTCTCTGATCTATAATCAAGATATCATCTCCTAATGAATAAAGGGAGTAGATTCCAATCCGCAGTTTTGAAATATCAATGTCGTACACAAAAAACAGAGGAATGAACCTGCTGAGTTTTGACAGTAGtagccttttttattttgtccCTTCGTTTATTTGCTAGGCTGTGTAATCATGCAGAATTTTGAACAGGGAACATACGTAGGACACATCTATGCACCAAACTGATACAGGCTAAGACTATTGTTTTTACTAGTGGGGACTGTTAATTTTGCAATCTCCAGCATAATGTCTAATAATTCACTGCATAATATTTCTATACAACAGTACAAGTGACGGCCTGAATAGGAAAAGAAATGCAAACACAACAGTAACCAAATCATGGGTGGAAGTGCTCCCATGacttttaatttaaaaatattcaTTAGTTTAACACAGTAGCTCAGCTCAGTAATCAAGTACGAATAACTAGGGCATGGCAAAAATGTAGCATCACTGCAGAATAATTTGTAGTACTTCTTTTCCTGCTAGAATCCGTACCTCATCAAATCGTATAAGGGTCACAAACAGACGAATATCAGCCTCCGTCAGCTGGTTGCCACATATATACGGTTGCTTGCCTAGAATCTCCTCGCATTTGTCCAGAGCCTCATATAATCTTGTCACAGCCTGCAGATATTGACAAACACAAGGTCCGGTCAGAATTGGGAATCTTTCTGATTTTGTTTGACCAAACCCTGTCTCCGATAAACCATGTACCTCGTCATATGGCCCCTGCTGCTTGGCAAAGCCACACTTATACACACCATTGTTTATCGCGTCGTATACCAGCTCATTGATCTCTTCGATGGATGCCCGGAGGTGAACTGGGTAGAGGTCCAGCCCTGGGTTCCCGGCGATGTTGTTGAACTCGGTGTTGAGCATCCGGATAATCTCAGAGCTTTCGTTGTTCACCACCGTCTTGAGCTGCTTGTCCCACAGGACCTGCAATGGAACAGTAAGTTCAGTTCACTTGTAGTGCCTGCTGGAAAACTGATGGGGACGTTCTCCATTATCGAGACTCACGGGGACGGTTGGCTTCCCGGCGTAGTTCGGGCTGGCGATCTCGTAGAGCTCCCTGACACTCTTCGCGCCGTTGAAGGGGTCCGGCTCGGCGCCGGGTTCCTCGTCGGCGGTGGTGGGGAACACCCACCCGAGATGGTCGTCAGTCTCCTTGGTCCTCTCAAAAATTGGCTTCACGGCCTACGATTCCGTACAGGAAACTGGAATTAATCGATGGTCGAGCAGACGAAACGTGAGATCCAGCCACATCCGCTTGCCGGCTTGTTGGGATTACCGTGACGCCGATGGCGTGGTCCAGGCCCTTGAGCTTGAGGAAGGCGAGGCACCTGGACGCCCAGGGGCACGCGTAGGAGACATAGAGGTGGTACCGCCCCGGCACGGGGGTGAACCTGGCGGAGGCGTCGCTGGACACGGAGCTCCGGAAGGTGGACGGCGACCGGTCGAAGGCGCCGGTGTCGGTGACCTCGTCCAGCGCCGACCGCGCCATCTGAGGTGAGGCGCAGCAAGAAAACAGAGCACATGGATCCAGAAGTTAAAGAGTCAACAACGCCGGCAGCTAGTCAGACGAGCAAACAATCAAGCCTCACAATCGATCAGGTGAGGTTACctcgacggtggtggtggtggagtagccggcggaggaggtggagaacgtccggacggcgaggaggcggcgggtgaGGAGGAGCGAGGAAGGGGTGGCGAGAGTGGGCATGCGAGTTGGTAATCAATGGAGTGAAGTAAAGCGATGGTGTGATGATAAACTAGCCGGGCGAACCTGGTGCAGGATCTCGGGGAAGTGGTGGTGGCTTTCTCtggttgggttttttttttttttggtacttAGGGTGGTTGGGTTGGATGGTTCATCTCCGGTCAAGCTAAGCAGCCGTGTGTATTACTAAGGCGCGTTTGGATGCACGTCACATCGGATAtgtagatactaattagaagtattaaatataatctaattataaaactaattgcacggatagagtctaattcgtaagacaaatctattaagctaattagttcataatttgacaatgtggtgctacaggaaccatttgctaatgatggattaattaggcttaatagactcATCtagtgaattagactccatttgtgcaattagttttgtaattagctcatgtttagtctttctaattagcatccgaatatccgatgtgatactgctaaagtttagcacctggtatccaTACACCCCCTTACTTTGGCCGATGACCACATATAGGCACGCATCGCTACGCTAATCAAACTTACCAACAACATATTACAAACAGGGGGCTTGCTAGTCCGGCTGGTCTGTTAAAATTCTGATGGCTACAATAGCACTATAATAAATACCCACTAATAATCGGAcgctccgttgcaacatcaaaacaaaacagtgcaacatcgaaaatctatggttgcaacattaaaaaaattagaaaaaatagctcaatgtaGAGGAAAAATTCCCACCTCAACGTTGAACAATGTTTCATGTAATATTTCCATACAAATCATCATATGTTAGGTTGAGATTGAGCTCGTACGGGAACaaatattgcaacatgaaaaaatcaacagatgaaacatcaaaagccaacTGTTGGAAAAGCAGCTTGTGGCATTGAGAGTAGTGCCCACCACACGCTGCTTGACCTCCACGCGCTGCAGCTATGGTGTTGAGGGAAGTGCCCCCTGCTCGCCTGGTCGACCTCCATGAGCTGGTTGCCGCGGCCACTAGTGCGGCGCTGCGCAGTGCCATCTGGATCGTCCGGTGGCGCGGAGAAGAAGGCCGTGGTGCCGGTGGCAAAGCGGCCCACCAAGGACCGGCACACCAAGGTGGAGGGTGCGGGCGGCGAATACGGATGCCGGTGTTGTGCGCCGCCCAGGTGCTCTAGCTGATGTAGGAGCTGGGCCACAAGATCGACGACGAGACCATTGAGTGGCTGCTCTAGCAGGCAGAGCCCGCCATCTTCATCGCCATCGGCACTGGTACCATCCTGGCCAACTTCTCCTCCCTCGCCATCTCCCTCCGCTTTGGTGCCTCGCACCCCTCATCCGCCTCCCGCGCTGCCGCCTTCCACCACCTCACGTCGCCACAGCACAAGGTCGTGCCATGCTCGGTTGGAGCCACGCGGCCCatcaccagcaccagcaccagcagttcctcccgccgctgccgctgcagcaAGATCCCAGCGCCGGGGAGGAAGCACTACAGGGACAACGTGGTGCCGTATTTGGTGCTCACCAGGCTTTCGGCGTGCCACCCATCGAAGAAGaatagagaaagagaaagaatagTTGGAAAAGAAACCACCGGAAGAGAAAGTCAATCAACGTCCGATATTTTTTATCACGTCGGATGTAAGAGCTTGAGCATTACCGTACAAACAGTGTAACAAAACTCAAActtctccgtttcaaattataggtcattttagcttttttaaattcatagatattattatgcatccaAATATAGTGTaggtctagatgcataataatatgaacctaaaaaagtcaaaacgacctataatttttAACAGAGGAAATATAAATGAACGATTTTATTTTTTACCGCTGGATGCCCAAGCTAAACTTAaagtatatatattatattaaagCAGCAATACAAGATTCACCTTCTAGGAACGTGAAGAATACAAATTTGAACTAGTGGACACACACCACCATCCACGTATCCCAACTGATAGAGATGTAATTCCTTGTCTCTTGGGCTAACCCTAGAAGGGTAGCTATATAGTAGTCATACATGGACcttattgggccataatacacacatactccaacactcccccgcAGTCTGAACTACCGACGCAGCGGAGTTGCAGACTGGACATGAAAAGAAGAAGGACACACACGAGCCCCCCCACAGACGCAACTAGCcactggtgatgttgaggctggagcGAAACTCGGTGAAGGTAGACGACGGgaggcccttggtgaagatgtcggcaAACTGAGAGGTGGTCGGGACGTGGAGGACCCGAACATCGCCGATGGCGACCCGATCCCGGACGAAGTGAAGGTCGATCTCCACATGTTTGGCCCGCTCTTTCGGCACCATGACCCTGACTCCTCCAGTCGGCCAGGACTGGATCGCCGACTCGGGTGCCACTTTCCATACTACACCCAACCCTGGTATACTCTCTTCTGttcaccctccttcttcctcccacccttCGTCCATCATGGTCGCAAATGGCTCTTGTCTTCCTGTCACTTCCGTGGGTACCGCTCACACTCACGGTTCTTTTCGGATTCCTGATGTTCTTGTTGCTCCCtccatggttcacaaccttctTTCTATTCGCCGTTTTACAGCTGACAATTCTTGTTCTGTTGAATTTGACTCCTCTGGTCTTACTGTGAAGGATTTGGCTACCCGGCGACCTCTTCTCCGATGTGACAGCACCGGGCCCCTTTACTCCCTTCGGTTTCCTGCGTCCACTCCTTCCGCTTCGCCCTCCGCTTCTTCAGCTGCTTTTGCCACCACCACTTCTTCCAATACATGGCACCGGCGTCTTGGGCATCCTGGCCGTGATGCCCTGACACAGCTTAGTCGTAGTTCCGACATACCATGTACTCGGGCTCACGATGAGCACCTGTGTCAGGCGTGCCAACTGGGCCGTCATGTTCGCCTTCCGTTTCCTACCTCCTCTTCACATGCGACCCATATTTTTGATCTTGTACATTGCGACCTATGGACATCGCCTGTTTTGAGCATTTCTGGCTATAAGTATTATCTTGTTGTACATTgcgggggagtgttggagtacTGTCGTGGTACACCGGGTGGACgaggagctgctccgcctcAGCGATCTGACGGGCCAAGACGTCGGCCGCATCACGCTCGCGCTCCCAGGTCAGGGCCGCTGCGCGCAGGCGTGCCTGGCCCTCTGCGGCAGCAGcccgggcggcgacgagggccgcATCAAGGGCTGAATCGGGAGGGCCTGCTGCGTGTTGGTGAGGAGGTGGCAGAGGAGGCGGGGCGGGGAAGGGAAGGCATGGTACGAAGCCAGCACTGGGCCAGACgtggccgcccgcgcccgcaggGCCGAAGCCGGCGTGCCCCCCGCCTGCGCCCGCTGGGACgaagccagcagcagcagcagcggcgggatCCGCACCCGCAGGGCCGCCCGCGCCCTGGCGGAGAGCagcagccgcggccgcggctggATCCACGCCGGCTGgatcgacgcccgcgcgcccgcctgcGAGCGCagcggcggctgcagcggcgCCGTCAGGGTCgcgtcccgcgcccgcgcccgcgcgtaggaccgcagcggcggcagcagcggcggccgcggcctggTCCGCGCCGTCCAGAGCCCCATCGTGGCCCGCGTCATCGTCGGGGGCTGGATCCGCGCCCGCGCCAGGgatcctggcggcggcggccagcgccgtGGAAGCGGCGGCTGCGCCCGCGGGAGGCCTTCCCGAGGCGACCTGGGCCCATGTGGAAGGAAGGGATGGGAAGGCATGGAAgtaggagggaggagggggaagagggccgccggccacggcgcccacggctgccggcggcggcgccctggcACGGGCGGCTGGGAGAGGGAGGTAAGGAGAAAACCTAGTCTGATACCATGATAGAGATGTAATTCCTTGTCTCTTGGGCTAACCCTAGAAGGGTAGCTATATAGTAGTCATACATGGGCcttattgggccataatacacacatactccaacaccaacacatgctgGCAGACAACGGGAAGAAAGGACCTCAAGACAAGGATGTCATGGCGAAAAGGGCCTCCTGCTTGAAAGAGCAGAGGTTAAGATGGGGTCATCAAGACCGCAGACGACAAATGTCTCCGGCGAAGTGGTTGTGGACGAGCAGCGGCACTGGAGTGTAGATAGTTGTCTTGATGAAGCTCCACGGTAGCCGGCGTTGTGAAACCATCAGGCTCCCGGGCTTTGTCGGATGGCAGTATGTTGATTGTCCTCCAAACTTTATCCTCAGAGAAGGGAGCATCCAAATCTGACAAGTCAAAACTCGAAATGGCCAACTCATCATGATTAATGGTGACATCCCTCTAAACACTCCCCCAGCAGGTTACCGTAGAAATCGAAAAcaattttcttcttctcatcatGGCTTGTGAGCGTCAATATGTCTTTAGAGAGGAGCTTACTGATGAAATTCTTAGCTTACTGATGAAATTCTTTCTCTTGCGGTCTTCTGGGGTGAAGCTCCGGACACCAACATTCCTGGCGGGCGCGACGTCCTTCCACTTCAAACAAGCCACTATCATTTAGCTTGGAGCTGCTCCCTGCTCTCTTTGTTCGCCCTATGCAAAACGATACGGGGGAAGCACGAGGAGCACTCTGTGAGGCTACGGTCGAGGCAGTCTGGTGAGCAGCACTAGAAAGCCTGCGAGGCCTTCACCGAGGATACCCCTGCAAGGAGGGCTTCTTTGAAGGAGGGACGTGTGCCGCTGGAAGGAGGGATGCGTGCGTCCCTCGTTAGTGACACCTTTTTAGTGTCATTTATGTAGCATTATTGGActaattcttatactaacccgacacttggcacctgaaataaccccatattctcatatgtgttgtattttggatgGGAAATGACATAAACAGGCAATTTTTATACTGGCTTGATTTGAGCCTAGACTTGGGACAATGCAAGGAGTCTACACAAGAAAGATGAGGACCAGCAGAGCCCAAAAGAgggtaggccgatcggcccaagACCCATAGGCCGATCTGCCTGGCCCAATTCATCGTCCAAATGCGTCCACATTCAATGAACCATGATTCCAGATGACTTAGAGGCGAAGTATGTGGTAATTTGGTAAGTCAGTCTCATGGTCAAGCTAAGGAAACTCAAGATTCGAAGGTCAGAAGGCCCGCAGAAGCAGTATATCTTGTACAAGGCATATCTCCCTTGTTCAAACTCTGGTTGGAGCGAATTTGGTAACTAAATTGCATGACTCAAAAatatctacaactttcatatagaAAGTTTTGACATTTGAGGATGGCAAGGTGGTGAAATctcctaggccgattggcctatcGGACTAGGGATCGGCTTGGCTCGTTTCTAGCATCAATCGACGtgcctgtcggtgttttagactaccaacccgcctagggggtaccataggtggtcttttgtgcggcgggtgtcgtcgagaatcaaggagccgatggtgacgcaaggaacacgatttagataggttcggacctctagatcgcgtaataccctacgtcctgtgtgttggttgtattgagcTTCTTCGTTGTTCtgtctggagggggtccctgcctgcccttatatagtcgggggagcagggttacagggtagagtcctagtcgaacacgattacagagttctactccaaatcggtagagtagtttccttgtgcattccgactagtcttcaggagtcTGTGCAGGCTACGTTACCCTGCAGCGTAGACTCCATGTCCTGGTCACGTCCGAGCACATCCTGAGTGggccgtacaaggcctactcatgggcccggggatgtatgcccgacaagcccctgagtactttgtagtcaagaGGAACAGCTCCGAGTACTTGAGGACGCCGCCCAAGTTCCCCTTGGTGCTTTCTGAGTTGTAGACGCGGCCAATCCCTCGGGTACTGGTGCTGTCACGTGACTGGAAGGTGCTCTTAGCAGCCCCCGATGTTTGCTTCAAATAACTTTTaccttgaaacttttttatatggtagtgcgatgacaatcgcactccatatgtagtagctcccgagccttgcgttgaattgaagaatcaggctgagggtcaaattTATGATTTCACTCCGACTTGGgtagtcttcagaaaaaagaaaactttatccaacgggtacggtataCGCAGCCtccgagcacttgggcgattacttgtagtcaatgaagggaTCAAACTTTTGGCCAGAGTATCCATTGGGaattatggtggtaaatctaATTTATATCTGAGCGTTGCTtgattgacgcttggaatccggagatGCTGCTGATATAATAGGGGGGCCAAGTGGTAATTAGCGGTACGTGGTTTTTAGCAGATCTGTAATTTGCACCCCTTTCCTGTGCCCCCAGCGCTGCCGCTCTTCCctgcgctgccgctgccattGTTGCTTTTGCCTGACCTTTGAGAGAGAGATCTACTGCAgctccttccttcttccatcTTTCTCAAGATCGGCTGATGCacgtcaagaagatggggaagaaacccgagaagacccAAGGGGATACTGCAGCCACCAGTAAGTTGAGatctagatccaagaagggcaaggacTCCGTGATGAAGACCTGGCAGCACTCCGTGATGAAGGAGCCGGCGGTCCAGGCTTTGGTTGACGCGAAACTTCTTCAACCAAAGGTTGAACTTGAATGGAGGCCTGCATTTGGGAATGCATGGCAGTTTGAAGAGCATCCTAAGGAGACAGTCATGCTTGCTCATTTCATCGAGAGAGGACTAGCGGTGCCCacttccgacttcttcagaggtgtTCTTGGGTACTACAACCtttagttagttcacttgaatccgaatggtgtgctccatatggctatctttgtacacttgtgtgaagtgtaCCTAGGTGTTCTGCCCAGTCTTGATCTGTTTAGGAAGTTATTTCATTGTAAACCGCAACCCAGTGCGACTAGAACAGAAGTGTTTGGAGGGGCTGGGTTTCAgctgaggaactcgagtgcttatCTTGAGTATGACCTGCCCGACTCCCATGGCGACTGGAAGAAGAGATGGGTTTATATTGGTaatcatgatcctgtcttgccaGTAGTCACCGGCCATGCTCCAAAGCATGGGGACAATTGGGTGAGCAAGCCCAAGGACACCCTTGAGATCACTGACCTGCTGTTGGCGCAAAAATTCGGACAGTGGACCCGACTCTTGCGTCGagcacacgacccgggagaatctgcttagctcctgtttgggttatcaccctggtgcggttcacgcggtgtgccagtcaatttgacctgtttattgacaaggaagaacagATGTTAGATTTGAGAGATTCGATCGGTTGAATTTCTGATCTACTCCAAAAAATGTATCGGCAGGTTGGCCGATGTAATGTAAGGATGACCGGCTATGCAACAACCGATAATCATGTAGGAAATGAAAAACaaactgctagagtaacctaaacaatgctacaaagaTAATACCTAAAACAGAtttaatcggctgtatgatgaTAAGTGATGTATTGATATAGCCGATAGTTCatgcctcaagctggataattggtgataaaaactaaaataacaggcaaaacctataattctagcaaatatcgataactggtgaataaatctaaatgaaacaatagtgatgtgcccgaagttaaagcttagatgttactcaaaacgtggaacttacaaattggccggaggtcacgttgatgcagccttgccaactcacacgaactcgtgaaaagaaaagggtttcgtgaagtcaccgacttgaaagtaaagttgcgtgaaaaagtagatttgtattaatgtttgttgatgattTTGCCAGGCTCACggggcacctatttataccctgttacaactcgtTTCCTAGCCGACTACGACTCAATATTCTATTTCTCATTCaaagcaacaaatatttacatgcGGATGcaactcgcatcggagtcgGACACCACCCAATCCTCTATGGGCCAATCTTGTCTTCATCTTGTTACCACCTTGGCCCATTCAGTCCCATATCGGCCGAGCTGTTCTGGCTTCCCATCGGCCAGTCCCCATCGATCTCATCGGCTAATCGGCCAAACCACTGTAGCTTTACCGGCCGATTTCTCTAGCCATAGCTTCTTGTTTAATCGCATCACTCACTTTCTTCTCCTCTTGACGCCGACcctgacacgtgtcaaaaaccgaTGTCAACACATGCtccccagtttcggagtgaaatatatcttttgctccgaaatttTCTCAACTCCGATTCCTTCCTCTGGAAGAGACGCAACAATAAATGTAGCAAAATCCTCTTTGCTCCTGAAATCTTCTCCTTAATGATTGCATTCTTCGAACAGGGCGCCCGTAGGCAACCCTTCTTTTCGAAATTAGCGCAGAtggcgtggtaaaaattccatatTTACCCCTCTCCTGGGCCATCCCATAGATATTCAtctcttcctccgcttcttcttcctctgagcAAAAAGGGTTTCCTTTCCAGTGAATCATTCCCCGGTGCACCCCGGCGACCTCGCTCGTGCCACTTCTAGCAGCATCCTGATGCGCTCCGGTGACTTGCTCGCATCCTCCACCGACTGCACCGGCTCCCAGGTACCAATCGTGGCACCCACGGCTACCATGGCCTTCATCCCTGAGGTAAGTTTTCTTGGCCCTCCTCATCCTTTCGCGATTTTGGATCTGCTCTTAGTCTTTCTTCGCATTTGCTCAGGAACTCAGGCAGAGAATCACCATCCCTATGGCCGACACCCTTGGATTCATCAGCCTTGGCCCTATGGGAGATCCTAACCCGACCGATTTGATTAGCCTAGAAACTCACAGGATCCCTTTTATTAGATAATTGGGAGAATACTTTCAAGTCTTGGCCGAATCAAACCCCAAAATGGAGAGATTGGTTTTTCAGGATGTTAGATTCCAACAGAGTCTTCTAGGATACGCGAAAAATCAGCCATTGCATAAACCTATCTCTATCTCATATGGAAAAGAATGAATCTCTGCTCATTGTGGCATCTTACttttggtccgatgctctcaatgccTTTCTTTTCGGCCATGGGCCAATGACTCCAACCCTGGCCGATGTCCTGATGCTGACTGGCCTCGATGTTTCCTTCGCCGGCTCGCCTTTCGATTTCTCGATCAAACctacccatcggctggagacaaaagCCATTGACGGATGGAAAGGCTATATTGAGAAGAACATGAGGACCGAACCGATTACGGAAaaggagcacacggccttcttgatgatgtggctggaaaaatATGTCTTCTGTGGCATATCGGCCGGTCCTACTTCCAACACACAGGCTTTGGCTGAAGCATTAGTCAGAGGCGCCGCAGTCCCTTTAGGAAAGCACCTGCTAGGGTCAGTGTATTACATGTTGCATCACGTCACCGTGAAGCTATCATCTGGAGAACCTATCGGGAATCATGGTGGcccttggtggtttgtcaatctctggctcaacttTTATATGAGTGAAATCTTCAAGGAGCAGATTCAAACCAAGACTTTCCCCATTGTTGAATTAGAGACCGACCCATTGGCAAGACACTGatgcacttcctttggtgaagctGTATCCTCTTTCCTAGGTGGCAAACTCACCCCCTCAAGAATAGCCAAGcacttcagatgcttttataaTAGCTTTAGAGAAGAAGTGATGAACTGGTATCCATATCAGAGAGAGAACCCAACTTTTGAGAATCCTGACTGCTTCAACTTGACTTCCAACACCTTCAACAAGGGAATCATGGACACCCTGATCAAGCCTAGGATTCTaccggcaaacttcttctctaggAAGGTCTCTACAACATACGAATTCTATAACCCGTCGGTAGCAGCTTGGCAATTTAGCTTGGGACAGATGCCAATCGGAGTATACTTCGTCGACTGAGTGAAATTTCGAGAACTGGTTTCAAAAGGATTGGAATGCAACAGATTATCTGATACCGGATTCTAACATTATTGATCTGAGTGCTTGGCTAGTGGTCCCTTTCTCCACTCAGCAGTTCAAACTGTGGTGGGCCGAGTGGAAACAATACCTTTTCCGTGTGGCCCCTGTAGTGTATTGCAATCAACTGGACCCCGCTCA
Proteins encoded in this window:
- the LOC117837323 gene encoding uncharacterized protein codes for the protein MPTLATPSSLLLTRRLLAVRTFSTSSAGYSTTTTVEMARSALDEVTDTGAFDRSPSTFRSSVSSDASARFTPVPGRYHLYVSYACPWASRCLAFLKLKGLDHAIGVTAVKPIFERTKETDDHLGWVFPTTADEEPGAEPDPFNGAKSVRELYEIASPNYAGKPTVPVLWDKQLKTVVNNESSEIIRMLNTEFNNIAGNPGLDLYPVHLRASIEEINELVYDAINNGVYKCGFAKQQGPYDEAVTRLYEALDKCEEILGKQPYICGNQLTEADIRLFVTLIRFDEVYAVHFKCNKKLLREYPNLFNYTKDIYQIPGIRNTVNMEHIRKHYYGSHPSINPYGIIPAGPKIDYNAPHDRERFSS